The following are from one region of the Papaver somniferum cultivar HN1 unplaced genomic scaffold, ASM357369v1 unplaced-scaffold_132, whole genome shotgun sequence genome:
- the LOC113333217 gene encoding putative F-box/FBD/LRR-repeat protein At1g78760: protein MVFILRNKSDIQRFAIIRYRYAIGEDIVMKNVYRWIVQAVKRNVKEMSLKISQGHPEALEIPHQLVNCKSLVHLEMQVNFGFKCTDAMLPKSMDLPRLKVLWIHGVSIPNEELSKRIFSSFPVLEKLFVYHCDIPNLTVNSLSLENFVYKRLPGSTDNVIKLTTPNLKYFQCMSCVTQLYSLENCSLLFEVNFKLDLKERVLGENTEAYCNFLSHEEMVYAKHMTKFLREACMVRNMWLSYGLLEVLSEAPDLLLDSEPPCLFNMLSFWMKMRFTRGCLWAITYLLKISPRVQSILLYSKQSNLVDVGDDWDAGLSSQGCCLASLMFLSTMWKDVMLNSNF, encoded by the exons ATGGTATTCATTCTTCGCAATAAATCTGATATTCAGCGATTTGCTATAATTCGGTATAGATATGCTATAGGTgaagatattgtgatgaaaaatgTTTATAGATGGATTGTTCAAGCTGTTAAGCGCAATGTTAAAGAAATGAGTTTGAAAATCAGTCAAGGTCATCCAGAAGCACTTGAAATTCCCCATCAACTTGTTAATTGCAAGTCACTGGTGCACTTGGAAATGCAAGTGAATTTTGGTTTCAAATGTACAGATGCTATGTTACCAAAATCAATGGATTTACCTCGGCTCAAAGTTTTGTGGATTCATGGAGTTTCGATCCCCAATGAAGAACTATCTAAAAGGATCTTTTCAAGTTTCCCAGTTCTTGAAAAGTTATTCGTATATCATTGTGACATACCAAATTTGACTGTTAATTCTCTCAGCCTCGAGAATTTCGTGTACAAGCGGTTACCTGGTAGTACAGACAATGTTATCAAGTTGACTACTCCAAATCTAAAATATTTCCAGTGCATGTCTTGCGTGACACAATTATATTCTCTAGAAAACTGTTCTCTTCTATTCGAGGTAAATTTTAAGTTGGATCTCAAAGAAAGAGTTTTAGGTGAGAATACAGAAGCATATTGTAATTTTCTCTCACATGAAGAAATGGTATATGCTAAACATATGACGAAGTTTCTAAGAGAGGCTTGTATGGTGAGAAATATGTGGTTATCCTATGGATTACTCGAG GTTCTCTCAGAAGCGCCTGACTTATTATTAGACTCTGAACCACCTTGCTTATTTAATATGCTATCTTTCTGGATGAAAATGCGGTTTACAAGAGGTTGCTTGTGGGCTATAACGTATTTGCTCAAGATTTCTCCTCGGGTACAGAGTATACTCCTTTACTCCAAGCAG TCAAATTTAGTGGACGTCGGGGATGATTGGGATGCAGGGTTGTCATCGCAGGGATGTTGTCTCGCCTCACTGATGTTTCTTTCTACAATGTGGAAGGATGTGATGCTAAACTCAAACTTCTGA
- the LOC113333218 gene encoding F-box/LRR-repeat protein At4g14103-like: MEETRNESPYSNGKDWISSLPDEIIHRIMSSNYIRDVVQTCVLSKRWIHIRKSVPCLSIKRSSFPLRREHDQRFIHFVDMVFILRNKSDIQRFAIIRYRYAIGEDIVMKNVYRWIVQAVKRNVKEMSLKISQGHPEALEIPHQLVNCKSLVHLEMQVNFGFKCTDAMLPKSMDLPRLKVLWIHGVSIPNEELSKRIFSSFPVLEKLFVYHCDIPNLTVNSLSLENFVYKRLPGSTDNVIKLTTPNLKYFQCMSCVTQLYSLENCSLLFEVNFKLDLKERVLGENTEAYCNFLSHEEMVYAKHMTKFLREACMVRNMWLSYGLLEVLSEAPDLLLDSEPPCLFNMLSFWMKMRFTRGCLWAITYLLKISPRVQSILLYSKQSNLVDVGDDWDAGLSSQRMLSRLTDVSFYNVEGCDAKLKLLSFLLKHAKVLSNVRLSFRASTCSPDGVRKMELFLEKKSN, encoded by the exons atggaagaaacaaGAAACGAATCTCCATATTCTAATGGCAAAGATTGGATCAGTAGCTTACCTGATGAAATAATTCACCGCATCATGTCTTCTAATTATATCAGAGATGTAGTGCAAACATGTGTTTTATCCAAAAGATGGATTCATATTCGGAAATCTGTTCCATGTCTAAGCATCAAGAGAAGTTCATTTCCTCTAAGAAGAGAACATGATCAAAGGTTCATACATTTTGTCGACATGGTATTCATTCTTCGCAATAAATCTGATATTCAGCGATTTGCTATAATTCGGTATAGATATGCTATAGGTgaagatattgtgatgaaaaatgTTTATAGATGGATTGTTCAAGCTGTTAAGCGCAATGTTAAAGAAATGAGTTTGAAAATCAGTCAAGGTCATCCAGAAGCACTTGAAATTCCCCATCAACTTGTTAATTGCAAGTCACTGGTGCACTTGGAAATGCAAGTGAATTTTGGTTTCAAATGTACAGATGCTATGTTACCAAAATCAATGGATTTACCTCGGCTCAAAGTTTTGTGGATTCATGGAGTTTCGATCCCCAATGAAGAACTATCTAAAAGGATCTTTTCAAGTTTCCCAGTTCTTGAAAAGTTATTCGTATATCATTGTGACATACCAAATTTGACTGTTAATTCTCTCAGCCTCGAGAATTTCGTGTACAAGCGGTTACCTGGTAGTACAGACAATGTTATCAAGTTGACTACTCCAAATCTAAAATATTTCCAGTGCATGTCTTGCGTGACACAATTATATTCTCTAGAAAACTGTTCTCTTCTATTCGAGGTAAATTTTAAGTTGGATCTCAAAGAAAGAGTTTTAGGTGAGAATACAGAAGCATATTGTAATTTTCTCTCACATGAAGAAATGGTATATGCTAAACATATGACGAAGTTTCTAAGAGAGGCTTGTATGGTGAGAAATATGTGGTTATCCTATGGATTACTCGAG GTTCTCTCAGAAGCGCCTGACTTATTATTAGACTCTGAACCACCTTGCTTATTTAATATGCTATCTTTCTGGATGAAAATGCGGTTTACAAGAGGTTGCTTGTGGGCTATAACGTATTTGCTCAAGATTTCTCCTCGGGTACAGAGTATACTCCTTTACTCCAAGCAG TCAAATTTAGTGGACGTCGGGGATGATTGGGATGCAGGGTTGTCATCGCAGAGGATGTTGTCTCGCCTCACTGATGTTTCTTTCTACAATGTGGAAGGATGTGATGCTAAACTCAAACTTCTGAGTTTTTTATTAAAACATGCTAAGGTTTTGAGCAATGTTCGTCTGTCATTCCGTGCTAGTACTTGCTCGCCGGATGGAGTGAGAAAAATGGAACTATTTTTAGAGAAG AAATCAAATTAA